The proteins below are encoded in one region of Nitrospira sp.:
- a CDS encoding UPF0391 membrane protein RB0084, which translates to MLLKWAAIFFVIALIAAFFGFTGVAAGAAEIAKVLFYIFLALVAVFVVAGVVVARKVT; encoded by the coding sequence ATGCTGCTGAAATGGGCTGCCATTTTTTTTGTAATCGCGCTCATCGCTGCATTCTTTGGATTTACGGGAGTTGCTGCGGGGGCGGCTGAGATCGCGAAGGTGCTGTTCTACATTTTCCTGGCTCTCGTGGCCGTGTTTGTCGTCGCCGGCGTGGTTGTGGCGCGCAAGGTGACCTAG
- the katE gene encoding catalase C, protein MKKPMKKGRAKTSKADTVREAGTEKSAKPPAADLHSVDRARSDDCESAIGNGGELHQVAGGGVPTLTTQQGIPIGDDQNSLRAGARGPTLLEDFHFREKLFHFDHERIPERVVHARGFGAHGFFENYDSLADLTKADLFQRPGERVPAFVRFSTVAGNKGSSDLARDVRGFAVKLYTQEGNWDIVGNNIPVFFIQDALKFPDLIHAAKQEPDRGFPQAQTAHDNFWDFISLTPESMHMVMWIMSDRAIPRSFRFMEGFGVHTFRLITTEGVSRFVKFHWKPTLGLQSVVWNEAVKINGADPDFHRRDLWDAIQTGQFPEWELGLQVFDEEFAERFEFDVLDATKIIPEEAVPVRRVGRLVLDRCVDNFFAETEQVAFCTQNIVPGIDFSNDPLLQGRNFSYLDTQLKRLGSPNFTHLPINAPKCPFHHFQQDGHMAMTNPKGRANYEPNSWEGEEGGPRESLERGFHSHASVESGPKLRVRSESFADHYSQARQFYISQTEIERAHIGNALVFELSKVQRSAIRVRMVSHLLNIDAALAERVADGLGVSTKPEPAATTRSTRQDLAPSRALSIAQNKPERFEGRKVGALVTDGADADILHALQRALEEEGAKLEFVAPKIEGVTADDGSSITPSQTIEGGPSVLYDAVVLIPSADAVDELAQHPAVREFVADAYAHFKFIGYVDVASPWLERAVTDLEGDEGCIRLRREEDARHFVEMCRALRYWSRGALVA, encoded by the coding sequence ATGAAGAAGCCCATGAAGAAGGGACGCGCGAAGACATCGAAGGCGGACACCGTGCGCGAGGCGGGTACGGAAAAGTCCGCAAAGCCGCCTGCGGCCGACTTGCATTCGGTCGATCGTGCGCGGAGCGACGATTGCGAATCGGCTATCGGGAACGGAGGCGAACTCCATCAAGTCGCTGGTGGTGGCGTTCCAACGCTCACGACGCAACAAGGAATTCCGATCGGCGATGACCAGAATTCGTTGCGGGCCGGAGCCCGCGGACCGACCCTGTTGGAAGACTTTCATTTTCGCGAGAAGCTCTTCCACTTCGATCATGAACGAATTCCAGAGCGTGTCGTCCACGCGCGGGGTTTCGGGGCGCATGGATTTTTCGAGAATTACGACAGCCTGGCCGATCTGACCAAGGCTGACTTGTTTCAACGTCCGGGTGAACGCGTCCCGGCCTTCGTCCGATTCTCTACAGTGGCGGGCAATAAAGGGTCGAGTGATCTCGCACGAGACGTGCGGGGCTTTGCGGTGAAGCTCTATACCCAAGAAGGGAATTGGGACATCGTCGGAAACAACATTCCGGTCTTTTTCATTCAGGACGCGCTCAAGTTTCCCGATTTAATCCATGCGGCCAAGCAGGAGCCCGACCGAGGCTTCCCGCAAGCCCAAACGGCGCACGACAACTTTTGGGACTTCATTTCGCTCACTCCCGAAAGTATGCACATGGTCATGTGGATCATGTCGGATCGGGCGATTCCGCGTTCATTCCGGTTCATGGAGGGCTTTGGCGTGCACACGTTCCGGTTGATCACGACGGAGGGCGTCTCCCGATTCGTGAAGTTTCACTGGAAGCCCACACTCGGGTTGCAATCGGTTGTCTGGAACGAGGCGGTGAAGATCAACGGAGCGGACCCTGATTTCCATCGGCGCGACCTCTGGGACGCGATTCAGACGGGTCAGTTTCCCGAGTGGGAGTTGGGGTTGCAGGTGTTCGATGAGGAGTTCGCCGAACGATTTGAATTCGACGTCTTGGATGCGACCAAAATCATCCCCGAGGAGGCCGTTCCTGTGCGTCGCGTGGGCCGACTGGTCCTCGATCGATGCGTGGACAATTTCTTTGCCGAGACCGAGCAAGTGGCGTTCTGCACCCAGAATATCGTGCCGGGAATCGACTTCTCGAACGACCCTCTGCTGCAGGGACGCAATTTCTCGTATTTGGATACCCAGCTCAAGCGTTTGGGAAGTCCGAACTTCACGCACCTCCCAATCAACGCGCCAAAATGCCCGTTTCATCATTTCCAACAGGACGGGCACATGGCGATGACGAACCCCAAAGGGAGGGCCAACTATGAGCCGAATTCATGGGAGGGTGAGGAGGGAGGGCCGCGCGAATCGCTCGAACGAGGGTTTCATTCGCACGCATCCGTGGAATCGGGGCCAAAGCTCCGAGTCCGATCCGAGTCGTTTGCGGATCACTACAGCCAGGCGCGGCAATTTTACATCAGTCAAACTGAGATTGAACGGGCACACATCGGCAACGCCCTCGTCTTTGAGCTCAGCAAGGTACAGCGGAGTGCGATCCGGGTGCGCATGGTGTCGCATTTACTCAACATCGATGCCGCGTTGGCTGAGCGGGTGGCCGATGGTCTGGGCGTGAGCACGAAACCCGAGCCTGCCGCGACGACACGGTCCACCCGGCAGGATTTGGCTCCCTCCCGGGCGTTGAGTATCGCTCAGAACAAACCGGAACGCTTCGAGGGCCGCAAAGTCGGTGCCTTGGTGACAGACGGCGCCGACGCCGACATTCTCCACGCGCTTCAACGCGCTTTGGAGGAGGAAGGCGCGAAGTTGGAGTTCGTGGCCCCAAAGATCGAGGGCGTGACGGCAGACGACGGGTCGTCGATCACTCCAAGCCAGACGATCGAGGGAGGGCCGTCGGTCCTCTACGATGCGGTCGTGCTGATTCCTTCCGCCGATGCCGTTGACGAGTTGGCGCAGCATCCCGCGGTGAGAGAGTTCGTCGCCGATGCCTACGCCCACTTCAAGTTCATCGGCTATGTGGATGTGGCGTCGCCTTGGCTGGAGCGGGCAGTCACGGATCTGGAGGGTGACGAGGGCTGCATCCGTCTGCGGCGAGAGGAGGACGCGCGGCACTTCGTCGAGATGTGTCGAGCGCTCCGCTACTGGAGCCGTGGGGCCCTCGTTGCCTGA